One region of Zootoca vivipara chromosome 7, rZooViv1.1, whole genome shotgun sequence genomic DNA includes:
- the ODR4 gene encoding protein odr-4 homolog isoform X1: MGRSYFVEEAVGQYLSELSTNSQALLTGLLVGQCSQQRDYVVLAIRTPQKEEESKSNTSRRSDLSNIDEEWIAAHANQVSRMLPGGLLVLGVFTVAAPELAKEIQNTLRKLVFSVEKSVARKRLWKISEEDVSDRVALHLCSTTKKMLCRTYDVQDPKSTAKPADWKYQHGLATSWLSLECTINANIHIPLPVTLASHDLEKNTRNGLARWAKQIEEAVFLINGQVREEDADLLEGQKKSARGNTPSATQSLDVRVLMQLSRSSNTRSTATVQICSGSINLKGALKCKAYIHNNKPRVKDAVKALKRDIINTLSDRCEMLFEDLLLNETPGKKNSDREYHTLPCRVFAPIVGSSMLLCDYKFGDETAREIQERFLEMLDQAVQPEDLQTAEEMNTVEVTPLKEFQNVVQEKRLTKEVLLLKLHQNIGVVIAVAVAISAAAFSFNYFSD; encoded by the exons ATGGGAAGGAGCTACTTTGTGGAAGAAGCGGTTGGGCAGTATCTGTCGGAGCTCTCCACCAACTCGCAAGCCCTTCTCACCGGCCTCTTGGTAGGGCAG TGTTCCCAGCAAAGAGACTATGTTGTCCTAGCCATTCGAACACCTCAAAAAGAGGAGGAAAGTAAAAGCAATACAAGTCGTCGTTCAGATTTGTCTAATATTGATGAAGAATGGATCGCAGCACACGCCAATCAG GTGTCACGAATGCTTCCCGGGGGATTGCTAGTCCTTGGTGTCTTTACTGTTGCAGCTCCAGAGCTGGCAAAAGAAATCCAAAATACCCTAAGGAAG CTTGTGTTTTCAGTAGAAAAATCTGTAGCTAGAAAGAGGTTGTGGAAGATCTCAGAAGAAGATGTGTCTGACAGAGTGGCTCTTCATCTTTGCTCCACTACAAAGaa AATGCTTTGCCGCACTTACGACGTACAAGATCCAAAG AGTACGGCCAAGCCGGCAGACTGGAAATATCAGCATGGCCTTGCCACATCATGGTTATCGTTAGAATGCACAATTAATGCTAATATACACATCCCACTACCAGTGACCTTGGCCAGCCACGACTTAGAGAAAAACACAAGG AATGGATTAGCACGATGGGCCAAACAGATAGAGGAAGCTGTATTTCTGATCAATGGTCAAGTTAGAGAGGAAGATGCTGACTTACTGGAAGGGCAG AAAAAGTCTGCAAGAGGAAACACGCCATCAGCTACTCAGAGCCTTGATGTGAGGGTTTTAATGCAATTG TCACGTAGTTCAAACACCAGATCCACAGCAACAGTCCAGATATGCAGCGGCTCCATAAATCTTAAAGgtgctttaaaatgcaaagcTTACATCCATAATAACAAGCCCAGAGTTAAAGATGCTGTTAAG GCCTTGAAGAGAGATATAATAAACACTCTCTCTGATCGTTGTGAAATGTTATTTGAAGATCTGCTACTAAATGAAACACCAGGAAAGAAAA ATTCTGACAGGGAGTACCACACCTTGCCTTGCAGAGTGTTTGCTCCCATTGTTGGGTCCAGCATGTTGCTGTGTGACTATAAGTTTGGAGACGAGACAGCCCGGGAAATCCAAGAGCGCTTCCTTGAGATGCTGGATCAAGCTGTTCAACCAGAGGATTTGCAGACAGCTGAGGAAATGAATACGG TTGAAGTAACCCCCCTGAAGGAATTCCAAAATGTTGTGCAAGAGAAACGGTTGACTAAAGAAGTGCTTCTGTTGAAGCTTCATCAAAATATAG GAGTGGTGATAGCAGTGGCTGTTGCAATATCCGCAGCAGCTTTCTCCTTCAACTATTTCAGTGACTAG
- the ODR4 gene encoding protein odr-4 homolog isoform X2: MLPGGLLVLGVFTVAAPELAKEIQNTLRKLVFSVEKSVARKRLWKISEEDVSDRVALHLCSTTKKMLCRTYDVQDPKSTAKPADWKYQHGLATSWLSLECTINANIHIPLPVTLASHDLEKNTRNGLARWAKQIEEAVFLINGQVREEDADLLEGQKKSARGNTPSATQSLDVRVLMQLSRSSNTRSTATVQICSGSINLKGALKCKAYIHNNKPRVKDAVKALKRDIINTLSDRCEMLFEDLLLNETPGKKNSDREYHTLPCRVFAPIVGSSMLLCDYKFGDETAREIQERFLEMLDQAVQPEDLQTAEEMNTVEVTPLKEFQNVVQEKRLTKEVLLLKLHQNIGVVIAVAVAISAAAFSFNYFSD, from the exons ATGCTTCCCGGGGGATTGCTAGTCCTTGGTGTCTTTACTGTTGCAGCTCCAGAGCTGGCAAAAGAAATCCAAAATACCCTAAGGAAG CTTGTGTTTTCAGTAGAAAAATCTGTAGCTAGAAAGAGGTTGTGGAAGATCTCAGAAGAAGATGTGTCTGACAGAGTGGCTCTTCATCTTTGCTCCACTACAAAGaa AATGCTTTGCCGCACTTACGACGTACAAGATCCAAAG AGTACGGCCAAGCCGGCAGACTGGAAATATCAGCATGGCCTTGCCACATCATGGTTATCGTTAGAATGCACAATTAATGCTAATATACACATCCCACTACCAGTGACCTTGGCCAGCCACGACTTAGAGAAAAACACAAGG AATGGATTAGCACGATGGGCCAAACAGATAGAGGAAGCTGTATTTCTGATCAATGGTCAAGTTAGAGAGGAAGATGCTGACTTACTGGAAGGGCAG AAAAAGTCTGCAAGAGGAAACACGCCATCAGCTACTCAGAGCCTTGATGTGAGGGTTTTAATGCAATTG TCACGTAGTTCAAACACCAGATCCACAGCAACAGTCCAGATATGCAGCGGCTCCATAAATCTTAAAGgtgctttaaaatgcaaagcTTACATCCATAATAACAAGCCCAGAGTTAAAGATGCTGTTAAG GCCTTGAAGAGAGATATAATAAACACTCTCTCTGATCGTTGTGAAATGTTATTTGAAGATCTGCTACTAAATGAAACACCAGGAAAGAAAA ATTCTGACAGGGAGTACCACACCTTGCCTTGCAGAGTGTTTGCTCCCATTGTTGGGTCCAGCATGTTGCTGTGTGACTATAAGTTTGGAGACGAGACAGCCCGGGAAATCCAAGAGCGCTTCCTTGAGATGCTGGATCAAGCTGTTCAACCAGAGGATTTGCAGACAGCTGAGGAAATGAATACGG TTGAAGTAACCCCCCTGAAGGAATTCCAAAATGTTGTGCAAGAGAAACGGTTGACTAAAGAAGTGCTTCTGTTGAAGCTTCATCAAAATATAG GAGTGGTGATAGCAGTGGCTGTTGCAATATCCGCAGCAGCTTTCTCCTTCAACTATTTCAGTGACTAG
- the PDC gene encoding phosducin, translated as MAMEGQKELSLEEELEAPEAIHTGPKGVINDWRKFKLESKDRNALPVSKKEILIRQMSSPYRSQSRDDKDTRERFSRKMSVQEYELINEDMEDESCLRTYRKRCMQDMHQRLSFGPKYGYLSELQNGEQFLEAVEKERKTTTVIVHIYEDGIKGCEALNSSLSCLAAEYSTVKFCKIKASNTGAGDRFSTDVLPTLLVYRGGELVSNFISVTEQFSEEFFAVDVEVFLNEYGLLPEKEIPALGNGNLDEQEVE; from the exons GGCCTAAAGGGGTGATCAACGACTGGAGAAAGTTTAAATTGGAAAGTAAAGACAGGAATGCCCTTCCTGTAAGCAAGAAAGAGATTCTCATCAGGCAGATGTCTTCACCCTATCGCTCTCAAAGTAGAGATGATAAAGACACCAGGGAGCGATTCAGTCGCAAG ATGAGCGTGCAAGAGTACGAGCTAATTAATGAAGACATGGAAGACGAAAGCTGCCTACGGACGTATCGCAAGCGTTGTATGCAGGACATGCACCAGCGACTGAGCTTTGGGCCGAAATATGGCTACCTTTCGGAGCTGCAGAATGGGGAACAGTTCCTGGAAGCTGTCGAGAAGGAGCGAAAAACCACCACAGTCATTGTCCACATCTATGAAGATGGCATCAAGGGCTGCGAGGCACTCAACAGCAGCCTGTCGTGCCTTGCTGCCGAGTACTCCACAGTGAAATTCTGCAAGATCAAGGCTTCCAACACAGGGGCTGGAGACCGTTTCTCCACCGACGTTCTCCCAACACTTCTCGTGTACAGAGGTGGGGAGCTCGTCAGCAATTTCATTAGTGTAACCGAACAGTTCAGTGAGGAGTTTTTTGCTGTGGATGTGGAGGTGTTCCTAAATGAGTACGGGTTACTACCGGAGAAGGAGATTCCAGCGCTTGGGAATGGAAACTTGGACGAGCAAGAAGTCGAATAG